A region of Stegostoma tigrinum isolate sSteTig4 chromosome 3, sSteTig4.hap1, whole genome shotgun sequence DNA encodes the following proteins:
- the lyrm7 gene encoding complex III assembly factor LYRM7 encodes MQRQETWLKIASGQTILANVLQLFKALHRTRKEVFKGDDDALEVFPVISVILIYGIPQNVNIPLLRLTIYYVLRLCEYRCKLLKFGTDVEIILREMVIQGVHTDHNRISIKPRKEILLDNVPFNHNPTIKDI; translated from the exons ATGCAGAGGCAAGAAACCTGGCTGAAGATCGCGTCTGGTCAGACAATACTTGCAAAC GTATTGCAGCTTTTCAAGGCTTTACATAGAACAAGAAAAGAAGTGTTTAAAGGTGATGATGATGCCTTAGAAG tttttccagtaatttctgtcatTTTAATATATGGTATTCCACAGAATGTCAATATACCACTCCTGAGACTCACCATCTACTATGTCCTTCGCCTTTGTGAATACCGATGTAAA TTACTTAAATTTGGTACAGACGTTGAAATTATTCTCCGAGAAATGGTAATACAGGGAGTTCACACAGACCACAATAGAATAT CTATTAAACCCAGAAAAGAGATTCTTCTGGATAACGTTCCTTTTAATCATAATCCCACAATTAAAGATATATAG